The nucleotide sequence CGGTTCTCGGCTTGCTCGAGTCACGCAGGAAAGTGTCCGCCTGACGCTTGCCGCCATGGGCAGTTCCGGCGGGGCGCACCGTCTGGATGCGCCAGCCGCTGTCGCGCAGCGACTCCTTGAGAATCGTCAGCGGGTCCGCGGCGCGGTCCGCGATTCCGCCGAAGCGTACGACCAGTCGCGCGTCTCCTACGCTCACGCCGGCCACGTTCTTCCAGACCTTGCGCAGATCCTCGGCGAACGCTTCGGGGCTTCCGTGACCGATCTGCTCGCCGTGGCTGTAATCCACGGCGTCCGGCCCGCCGAGAAACCAGTACCGCAACCATTGATCGGCGACATAGGTGCGCATGCCGTAGTACGGGGGCGAGGTGATGATCCAGCGGAACCGTCGCCTCGGCGCGCGCGGTCGCAGGGCGGCGGGAGATCGGCTGTCCGCCAGCCGCGCCTGCCCGGGCGCGCTCAGGCCGTGCGCGAAGTACCGTTCCGCTCGTCGCTCGATGATGGCGAGGACGTTGACGCGCTGTGCGCGAAGCCCGTGCGCGCGCCAATAGCGGACCGCATAGTCCGGCTTGGGCGCGTAGGTTCGGGGGCACTGGTTCGAGAAATAGCTCGGGAATGTGCGCTGCTGTGGTCCGTGCAGCGCGCCGAGCAGCAGCCCGCGCAACGCCAGGCGCGCGGGCGAGGTGCAGCCCCGCAGCAGCGCGGCGCGCAGCCGGCACAGATCGGCGAGCACGTCCCGATGGAATGCCCATTGCCAGAACTCGCTTTCGGGGACGGCAATCGGCGGCTCCGATTGCAGAATGCGCCGCGCCTCGGCGACCACGGCGGCCGGCTCTATCGCCACCAGCTTGGCCGCCGTAATGGCTGCAGCAACGGGACTCGCGTCCACGCCGACGCTGCCGAGTCCGAGCAGGCGCGCCGCGTAGTTGGTCGTCCCGCGGCCGCAGAACGGATCGAGCACCTCGTCGCCGCGTTCCGCGTGGGAGGCGAGCACCGATAGCGGGAACGATAGCGGGAACATCGTGAAGTACGGGCAGAGCCCGTTGAGCGCGAGCGCGTGGGAATCGAGCCTCACCATCGGTCAGCTCTTCCGCCTGACATAGGTGGTGTTGCGGGTCGGGTGGCGGTACGACTCCCAGGCCTGGTTCTGCGGGCCGATGAGCCGGTCCAGCGCCTTCCGTACGAGGTAGTAAGCAATAGTGTCGCGATCATCGAGCTGATCGGGCAGTTGGTTGAGTAAGAACGCCTTCAACGCGCCCCACGCGACCCCGTCGGCGGACTGAAGCTTCGACATCATGTTGGTGTCGCGGGCCAGGGCCTCGATCGCCCGGTCCTCGATCAGCGCCTTCACATCCACTGGCGCTTCGCCTTCCTGGGGGCGGTCCGGCTGCGGCGAAACCAGGGCGGGCGCCGGCGCATCCGTGAACACCGCGCGCAGGCGCGTTGCGTAGGTGTTGCCCGCGGCACCGTTGTAGTTCGGATCGCGCAGCGCGAACAGCCGTTCGAACGACTGGGCGCGCAGGCTCACCGGGTAGGGCTTGCCGCCGACCGAGCTCCAGAAGACGCCCTGTCCCGGGATCGGCTCGTTCAAGAGCGAACTGAGCAGGTCCTCCGAGAAGTGAGCGTTGGCCTTCTTGAGCGCCGTGAGGTCGGCGGCTGACAGCAGGTGGAAGATAAACCAGTTGTCGCCCTGGCTCAGGATCTCGACCGGGATGCTGCCCGGCTGCTGTGTGATCAACAGCGCGCCGAGATCGTACTTGCGACCTTCCTTCACCCAGGCGATGTACGGCTCGGAGGCGGACGCCGCTTCATTGAGCACCGATTGCGCCTCCTCGACGACCGCGATCGTCGGGATGGTCTTCGGGTCCGCGGCGGTGAACTCTTTCTGATTGCGGTCGAAGATGCGCCGCAGGATCAAGCCGGACAGCACGAGAGACTGGGCGCCGCGCATCTGCGAGACGTCGATCACGCACAGCTTGCCTTCGCTCAGCGCGTGCAGGAGCATGTCCATCAATTGGCTGCTCTTGTCGTGGAGCATGCGAACGATGGCGGTCATG is from Burkholderiales bacterium and encodes:
- a CDS encoding DNA methyltransferase, whose amino-acid sequence is MVRLDSHALALNGLCPYFTMFPLSFPLSVLASHAERGDEVLDPFCGRGTTNYAARLLGLGSVGVDASPVAAAITAAKLVAIEPAAVVAEARRILQSEPPIAVPESEFWQWAFHRDVLADLCRLRAALLRGCTSPARLALRGLLLGALHGPQQRTFPSYFSNQCPRTYAPKPDYAVRYWRAHGLRAQRVNVLAIIERRAERYFAHGLSAPGQARLADSRSPAALRPRAPRRRFRWIITSPPYYGMRTYVADQWLRYWFLGGPDAVDYSHGEQIGHGSPEAFAEDLRKVWKNVAGVSVGDARLVVRFGGIADRAADPLTILKESLRDSGWRIQTVRPAGTAHGGKRQADTFLRDSSKPRTEYDVWARRA